The Larus michahellis chromosome 2, bLarMic1.1, whole genome shotgun sequence genome window below encodes:
- the PSMG2 gene encoding proteasome assembly chaperone 2 gives MFVPCERGGGSASSDFKGFTLLMPAVSVGNVGQLAIDLVISTLGMTKVGYFYTDCLVPMVGNNPYATAEENSMELSINAEVYSLPSKKLVVLQIRSPFIKNKYRPFCQTLLSWVKSSKCARVVVLSSSHAYQRDDEQLLGTPLRYLLTPDLEKAVGGLMQDLNWKEMEKVASYPGINDTEKVLHIPGGGITKLLFTESCSKGIQMAVLLKFCSEGDNIPDAFALVNYLNEWLQLIKSETNNSTDTSSQWKIPSSWRLLFGNGLPPALF, from the exons ATGTTTGTTCCTTGCGAGCGCGGCGGGGGCTCCGCCAGCTCCGACTTTAAAGGCTTCACTCTGCTGATG CCAGCAGTGTCGGTGGGAAATGTCGGTCAACTGGCAATAGATCTAGTGATTTCCACGCTCGGCATGACTAAAGTTGGTTACTTCTACACTGATTGCCTGGTGCCAATGGTTGGAAATAATCCCTAtgcaacagcagaagaaaactcaATGGAGCTGAGTATAAATGCTGAAG TGTATTCATTACCTTCAAAGAAACTTGTAGTTCTGCAGATCAGATCACCTTTTATAAAG AACAAGTACAGGCCGTTCTGTCAAACACTCCTTTCTTGGGTAAAAAGCAGTAAATGTGCCAGAGTCGTCGTTCTGTCTAGCAGCCATGCATACCAACGCGATGATGAGCAACTTCTTGG GACACCACTGCGCTACCTACTTACACCTGATCTTGAGAAAGCAGTTGGAGGCCTTATGCAGGACCTAaactggaaagaaatggaaaaagtagCATCTTACCCTGGAATAAATGATACCGAAAAAGTTCTACATATTCCTGGAGGTGGCATCACAAAACTATTGTTTACTGAGAG TTGTTCAAAAGGAATCCAAATGGCAGTTCTTCTGAAATTCTGCTCGGAAGGGGACAACATCCCTGATGCGTTTGCTCTTGTTAACTATCTTAATGAATGGCTACAGCTAATTAAAAGTGAA ACCAACAATTCCACAGATACTTCTTCACAGTGGAAAATACCGAGTTCTTGGCGCTTACTTTTTGGCAACGGTCTTCCGCCTGCACTCTTCTGA